The following coding sequences lie in one Fibrobacter sp. UWH4 genomic window:
- a CDS encoding SGNH/GDSL hydrolase family protein, translating into MPEKFSKWVACWGNATSITDRKEATYAKDLTLRNPIRACFSGNKLRFHFSNLTGTEPVTISEAYVAHSQATSAYSPVAITFGGSTSGTIPAGEEILSDEIPFDVTAGETFDVNLYFADFTQMNAGTAITGPLSGGKYSYGNFAKSATLPDDLTRKTNWIYFLNTIDIFTEEKNFALVCFGDSITAQDWPDYLTLRCAREGFNNVAIIRRAVSGTRILREYSCITYAAYGLKGATRFPIEMNVAGARTVIVQHGINDIIHPVGVEVNKFRPWSDMPTADDLINGVRSLYITHARKLGLKIYSGTLLPIYGWRTYNENRDIIRMAFNEWLRTAPDFDGCVDFDKAVRGHDNPKAFSSGFDSGDHLHPSAKAYEAMAECVPEELLK; encoded by the coding sequence ATGCCAGAGAAATTTTCGAAATGGGTTGCCTGCTGGGGAAACGCCACCTCTATCACTGACCGCAAGGAAGCTACCTACGCCAAGGACTTGACGCTGCGCAACCCGATTCGTGCGTGCTTTTCGGGGAACAAGTTGCGGTTCCATTTTTCGAATCTCACCGGCACGGAACCCGTGACGATTTCCGAAGCATATGTCGCACATTCCCAGGCAACCTCCGCATACTCCCCGGTCGCCATCACGTTCGGCGGCAGCACTTCCGGCACGATCCCCGCGGGCGAAGAAATCCTGAGCGACGAAATACCATTCGACGTGACCGCAGGCGAGACTTTCGATGTAAACCTCTACTTCGCCGACTTTACGCAGATGAACGCAGGCACGGCTATCACGGGCCCGCTTTCGGGCGGCAAGTACAGCTACGGCAACTTCGCAAAGTCCGCGACACTCCCTGACGACTTAACGCGCAAAACCAACTGGATTTATTTCCTGAACACCATCGACATCTTCACCGAAGAAAAGAACTTTGCGCTGGTGTGTTTCGGCGATTCCATTACGGCGCAGGACTGGCCCGATTACCTGACGCTCCGTTGTGCACGCGAAGGTTTCAATAACGTGGCCATCATCCGTCGCGCGGTAAGCGGCACGCGCATCCTCCGCGAATACAGCTGCATCACCTACGCGGCCTACGGCCTCAAGGGTGCCACGCGATTTCCGATTGAAATGAATGTCGCAGGCGCCCGCACGGTAATCGTGCAACACGGCATCAACGACATCATCCACCCTGTCGGCGTAGAAGTCAACAAGTTCCGTCCCTGGAGCGACATGCCCACTGCAGACGACCTCATCAATGGCGTACGCTCGCTTTACATTACGCATGCGCGCAAACTCGGCCTCAAGATTTACAGCGGCACGCTACTGCCCATTTACGGCTGGCGCACCTACAACGAAAACCGCGACATCATCCGCATGGCGTTCAACGAATGGCTCCGCACCGCACCCGATTTTGACGGCTGCGTCGACTTCGATAAGGCGGTACGCGGTCACGACAATCCGAAGGCGTTCAGCAGCGGATTCGATTCCGGCGACCATCTGCACCCGAGCGCAAAAGCCTACGAGGCCATGGCCGAATGCGTTCCCGAAGAACTGCTGAAGTAA
- a CDS encoding histidine phosphatase family protein — MKLKNLLVLAVPAFFWAACSSDSESTPAQPPVPTEISSASTVDPSVPAEPSDPVDPAVPFVPEELVYDSIGFVDIANAFHTVAPDEKVVFVLRHAERESGVGRETPLTENGILQAQSVGQKLISADEFVYAHTAYVRTKETACNIALGRGQVQVCDDSFVSDTISELTGGWFIKDEDLRDSYVSSTGKDTNTSGIVSLWAYDGQFADAFYDLEERSLEVINTYLIKDYAEMPKAKVVISHDEFVVPLIAWATNKTASIRYKWGRWWVNYLTGLAIIVNSKNEVRYIGIKGLETATE; from the coding sequence ATGAAGTTAAAGAATTTGCTTGTTCTCGCTGTGCCCGCTTTTTTCTGGGCAGCCTGTTCCTCCGATTCGGAAAGTACACCGGCCCAACCGCCTGTCCCGACGGAGATTTCTTCTGCCTCTACGGTCGACCCTTCTGTTCCGGCAGAACCTTCTGATCCTGTCGATCCGGCTGTTCCGTTTGTCCCCGAAGAACTGGTTTACGACAGCATCGGTTTTGTCGATATCGCGAACGCTTTCCACACGGTGGCCCCCGATGAAAAGGTGGTCTTTGTGCTGAGACATGCCGAACGTGAATCTGGTGTAGGTCGCGAGACTCCGCTGACGGAGAACGGTATTCTGCAGGCGCAGTCCGTGGGTCAGAAACTTATCAGTGCCGACGAGTTTGTATATGCCCACACGGCTTATGTGCGCACCAAGGAAACGGCTTGCAATATCGCCTTGGGACGTGGCCAGGTGCAGGTTTGCGACGACAGCTTTGTTTCCGACACCATTTCCGAGTTGACCGGTGGCTGGTTCATCAAGGACGAGGATCTCCGTGATTCCTATGTTAGCAGTACCGGAAAGGATACCAACACGAGTGGCATCGTTTCGCTCTGGGCCTACGACGGTCAGTTCGCCGACGCCTTCTACGACCTGGAAGAACGCAGCCTCGAAGTCATCAACACTTACCTGATCAAGGACTACGCCGAAATGCCGAAGGCGAAGGTGGTTATCAGCCACGATGAATTTGTCGTGCCCCTGATTGCCTGGGCGACCAACAAGACCGCCTCTATCCGCTACAAGTGGGGCCGCTGGTGGGTCAATTACCT
- a CDS encoding helix-turn-helix domain-containing protein, giving the protein MSEISYSKKNDRIECVRYKDWRKSYPPHTHTAHMTVGYIEEGRVCMVLNGEAKIYGAGERFQIPPNTLHEIKTVGDECYSMVVLCTALEVDEIVAEDCARDYESIVARLDELQKNILENPENIYLIEQMAHDACISPFHMIREFKKAFGLTPHQFQMQCKVRKAQKLLEERPAAEVTFDAGFYDQSHMDRCFKKVVGLSPKEYKRAVKTDT; this is encoded by the coding sequence ATGAGCGAGATTTCGTACAGTAAAAAGAATGACCGGATTGAATGCGTGCGTTACAAGGATTGGCGCAAGTCGTACCCGCCGCACACGCATACCGCCCACATGACCGTCGGCTATATTGAAGAGGGCCGCGTTTGCATGGTACTGAACGGCGAAGCGAAAATTTACGGCGCCGGAGAACGGTTCCAAATTCCACCGAATACGTTGCACGAAATCAAGACTGTCGGCGATGAATGTTATTCAATGGTGGTGCTGTGTACCGCTTTAGAGGTCGACGAGATTGTAGCTGAGGACTGCGCGCGGGATTATGAAAGTATAGTCGCGCGGTTAGATGAATTGCAAAAAAACATCCTTGAAAATCCCGAAAACATTTATCTGATAGAGCAAATGGCGCATGATGCATGCATCAGCCCGTTCCACATGATACGCGAATTCAAAAAGGCCTTCGGACTCACGCCGCATCAGTTCCAGATGCAATGCAAAGTCCGCAAGGCGCAAAAGCTGCTCGAAGAAAGGCCCGCAGCCGAGGTGACCTTTGACGCTGGATTTTACGACCAAAGCCACATGGACCGCTGCTTTAAAAAAGTCGTCGGCCTTTCTCCGAAAGAATATAAACGTGCCGTGAAGACAGACACATAA
- a CDS encoding Na+/H+ antiporter NhaC family protein, with product MFLELCTLLLFVAVLVAALAFKVKLVFAMLAGLAFFVGYALVRGHGVRRVLAMCGRGIVTAKGILILFVLLGLLTALWRAGGVIPLMVVHSVQFIHGSGFLLAVFLLNCAMSLLTGTALGTAATVGVVCATAGHALGVSPCWVGGAILAGAYFGNRISPISSMALLTANITNTDIYANVRRMLKTTWLPLLLSCAIYLVVGLCGFANDLSGVAGDSIYASDVAGNFSAEPVRALFAKEFSLSPWCILPAVLMVILSVLRVRSSRVLLLSALAALPLAFVIENHSLADVLRAVVFGFHAHTPELAPMINGGGFLSMLNVFWIVVIAGCYAGIFKETGMLTPLKSAVEKIAARTNSFCATLVASCVTACVVCNQTLTIILTHQLTENLDTDSAPGTTKLCDADKSSDKPNAIVKNESHALDLYDTAVTVIALVPWSVATAMVLAAANAPASSVLCACFLYLLPICRLV from the coding sequence ATGTTTCTTGAGCTTTGTACACTTCTTTTGTTCGTAGCAGTCTTGGTGGCGGCGCTTGCCTTCAAGGTGAAGCTGGTGTTTGCCATGCTGGCGGGGCTTGCGTTTTTTGTAGGTTATGCGCTGGTGCGGGGGCATGGGGTGCGGCGCGTGCTCGCCATGTGCGGGCGCGGCATTGTCACGGCGAAGGGGATTCTTATTTTGTTTGTGCTGCTCGGTTTGTTGACGGCCTTGTGGCGGGCGGGTGGCGTCATCCCGCTGATGGTGGTGCATTCGGTGCAGTTTATTCACGGGAGCGGTTTCTTGCTTGCGGTATTCCTGCTGAACTGTGCGATGTCGCTCTTGACGGGGACTGCGCTTGGTACGGCGGCAACGGTGGGGGTAGTTTGCGCGACAGCGGGGCATGCGCTCGGCGTGTCGCCTTGTTGGGTGGGCGGCGCCATTTTGGCGGGGGCGTATTTCGGGAACAGGATTTCGCCGATATCTTCGATGGCGCTTTTGACGGCGAACATCACGAATACGGATATTTATGCGAATGTGCGGCGGATGCTGAAAACCACTTGGCTTCCGTTGCTCTTGAGTTGCGCGATTTATCTGGTTGTTGGTCTCTGCGGTTTCGCGAATGATTTAAGTGGGGTGGCTGGCGACTCGATTTACGCAAGCGATGTTGCGGGCAATTTTTCGGCGGAACCGGTGCGAGCGCTTTTCGCAAAGGAATTCAGTCTTTCGCCGTGGTGCATTCTTCCTGCGGTTTTGATGGTTATTTTATCCGTACTCCGGGTGCGGTCTTCGCGGGTGTTGCTCCTGAGTGCTCTCGCGGCTTTACCGCTTGCTTTTGTTATCGAAAATCATTCCCTTGCCGATGTATTGCGAGCAGTTGTTTTTGGATTCCACGCCCACACTCCGGAACTTGCGCCGATGATTAATGGCGGTGGATTTCTTTCGATGTTGAACGTGTTCTGGATCGTGGTTATTGCGGGGTGCTATGCGGGGATTTTCAAGGAGACCGGGATGCTTACGCCCCTAAAATCTGCGGTCGAAAAAATCGCGGCCAGGACAAACTCTTTTTGTGCGACGCTTGTGGCTTCTTGCGTTACGGCCTGCGTTGTTTGCAACCAGACGCTCACCATCATTCTGACTCACCAACTCACGGAAAATCTTGACACGGATTCTGCACCGGGCACAACAAAATTATGCGATGCGGATAAATCCAGCGATAAGCCAAACGCAATCGTCAAGAACGAATCCCACGCGCTTGATCTTTATGATACGGCGGTGACGGTGATCGCGCTTGTGCCGTGGTCGGTTGCGACGGCGATGGTGCTTGCCGCGGCCAATGCCCCTGCAAGTTCCGTGCTGTGTGCATGCTTCTTGTATCTGCTGCCGATTTGCCGATTGGTATAG
- a CDS encoding restriction endonuclease subunit S, whose amino-acid sequence MKFTTYRLNEICDAKSGKRLPLGSDFSKEITKYKYIRARDIKQGKIDVSNCGYISEEVKKKISKYIIEENDVAITIVANIGDVGFCGQDASGANLTENAVRLTNFNPQKCFSKYLAYYLAQPCLKKYMEGLAIGAAQAKLGIYKVNQIKVQLPLVEEQKKITSIIENYDNLIENNNKRIKILEQMVENLYKEWFVRFRFPGHETVPIENGIPKGWRIDKIENISNVTDGVHNTIQDTPNSPYLLLSCKNIKDGKIQIGENERTIDEKTFFTLRKRTQLSKGDILITSVGTIGDVHLLNQEPSYIEFQRSVAIIKPNKELVNSCYLYETFKSMRKEFENAAHGAAQQCLFIGDINRMKVCLPPFKICQLFEKKVQQIYDLILTLSNQCDNLIKQRDLLLPRLMSGKLAV is encoded by the coding sequence ATGAAATTTACTACATACAGATTAAATGAGATTTGCGATGCGAAAAGCGGTAAACGATTACCGCTAGGTTCTGATTTTTCAAAAGAGATCACAAAATACAAGTATATCAGAGCAAGAGACATCAAACAGGGGAAAATAGATGTATCTAACTGTGGATACATTTCTGAAGAAGTAAAAAAGAAAATAAGCAAATATATCATTGAAGAAAATGATGTCGCCATCACTATCGTAGCGAATATAGGTGACGTCGGCTTTTGTGGACAAGACGCATCAGGAGCAAATTTAACAGAAAATGCTGTCCGTTTAACAAATTTCAACCCTCAAAAATGTTTTTCTAAATATTTAGCTTATTACCTCGCTCAACCATGTTTAAAAAAATACATGGAAGGCTTAGCAATTGGTGCAGCCCAAGCAAAGTTGGGCATTTATAAAGTAAATCAAATAAAAGTCCAATTACCTTTAGTCGAGGAACAGAAAAAAATAACTTCGATAATTGAAAATTACGACAACCTGATAGAAAACAACAACAAACGCATTAAAATCTTGGAACAAATGGTGGAGAACCTATACAAAGAATGGTTCGTCCGCTTCCGATTCCCCGGCCACGAAACAGTCCCAATCGAAAACGGAATTCCCAAAGGCTGGCGAATTGATAAAATAGAGAATATAAGCAATGTGACAGATGGCGTTCATAACACCATACAAGATACGCCAAATTCACCATACTTACTACTTAGCTGTAAGAATATTAAAGATGGGAAAATACAAATAGGAGAAAACGAGCGAACTATTGATGAAAAAACTTTTTTTACGCTTCGAAAAAGAACCCAATTGTCAAAAGGAGATATTCTTATAACCTCTGTTGGAACAATTGGGGATGTCCACCTCCTAAATCAAGAACCTTCCTATATAGAATTTCAGAGAAGCGTTGCAATTATCAAACCAAACAAAGAGCTAGTCAATTCCTGCTATTTATATGAAACGTTCAAATCAATGCGGAAAGAATTTGAGAACGCAGCCCATGGTGCAGCACAGCAATGCCTTTTTATTGGCGATATTAATAGAATGAAAGTCTGTCTTCCGCCTTTTAAAATCTGCCAACTCTTTGAAAAAAAGGTTCAACAAATATACGATTTGATTCTTACTTTATCAAATCAGTGTGACAACCTCATCAAACAACGCGACCTGCTCTTGCCCCGCCTAATGAGCGGAAAACTCGCCGTATAG
- a CDS encoding DUF3392 family protein, producing MQPYIHHFANFLRLHMDSISVGLVATLLIIYGGHINNYFKKITRSIPFVGRFALFVVLCSAGYAFMSSQAVRFLKMFLRGQADLPLIGIIAGAFVVLAFCAKSGKDI from the coding sequence ATGCAGCCCTACATTCACCATTTCGCGAATTTTTTGCGCCTTCACATGGACTCCATTTCGGTGGGTCTTGTCGCTACCTTGCTTATCATTTACGGTGGCCACATCAACAATTATTTTAAGAAGATAACGCGGAGTATCCCGTTCGTCGGGCGTTTTGCGTTGTTTGTGGTGCTGTGTAGCGCGGGGTATGCGTTCATGTCATCGCAGGCGGTGCGTTTCTTGAAGATGTTTTTGCGCGGGCAGGCCGACCTTCCGCTGATCGGGATTATTGCCGGGGCGTTTGTCGTGCTCGCGTTTTGCGCCAAGAGCGGGAAAGATATCTAA
- a CDS encoding type I restriction endonuclease subunit R has translation MKSFISEDDIEQAILKMLEAEPFGYQIVRCDPSPEKMDDLNDGTGRANKKQGVLPAILRESLTRLNPNVPKDKLDELVHELARDYSGTDITATNYTLYKKLRDGVRVKFIRDGKSDFEDVAFIDFVHPENNTFTAVSQMWIQGRFNYRRPDVLIFVNGLPLVFIELKNSTVKIEEAYNKNLTSYKKDIPNLFALNQICVLSNGFETKLGAFNASYDYFFEWLKSSEDDKIDRKYIRGEGVSAEYMVKGLLNKATIIDYIENFILFENQSIKIIAKNHQFMGVNNLCEAVKNRKELDGKLGVFWHTQGSGKSYSMAMFARKVNRKFHGNFTFLVITDRDDLDTQIHKNFIRTEIIGPKDECQPKNGAQLREYLQGNKPFIFTLIHKFGYEKGKKYPVLSTRDDIFVLVDEAHRTQYKTLAENMRTALPNANFIAFTGTPLLGSKHLTNQWFGNYVSEYNFAQSVEDGSTVPLFYSRRVPEVGLQNNFLDDDVVSIIEDENLNEAEANLLENSSSRILEVIKREDRLDKIARDIAHHFPRRGFLGKGMVVSVDKFTAVKMYDKVQHYWKEEKKALTIERNNVSTQEERERLTAILNYMDKVEMAVIVSEEADEVQKFKAQGLDISAHRNKMNAITPEGKDIEDRFKDPNDNLQLVFVCAMWLTGFDVKSLSTLYLDKPMKNHTLMQAIARANRVFPGKPCGIIVDYVNVFKFMKQALAAYAIGDDGSEFPAKNIDELIGNINACIEEAHKFLLEHEIDLYKILDGASTFDKLEDIRNAYNKIVEIDENAEKFKVILNTLLNLYDASKPEIFERDWSNPIFSALIYLHGQFFRLIDDEKIEKARKRMGDLLDSSVSSESVKADGASELRDISGTQTYMRGSKLIDLSKIDANGLRKEIKQAKYKAVEINDMKEFIERALQQMINKNVTRIKFSERFRNIINRYNAGGTENEDYYEQLIKLVEELKKEDSRAATMGLSDEELEIFDLLVMGKKLTKAQEQEVLLTAKALFKKMQENRQKILVVDWYKDEQTRAKVKSTIEEVLDAPKPPHLPDCYDIDLFNVKSNLLLNHFIDMAVQGYGWARGGVG, from the coding sequence ATGAAGTCCTTTATTTCGGAAGATGACATTGAACAGGCTATTCTGAAAATGCTGGAGGCAGAGCCCTTCGGCTATCAGATTGTCCGTTGTGACCCATCTCCGGAAAAAATGGATGACCTGAATGACGGAACTGGTAGGGCAAACAAAAAGCAAGGCGTTTTGCCAGCAATCTTGCGAGAATCACTCACAAGGCTCAATCCGAATGTCCCAAAAGACAAGTTGGACGAACTAGTCCATGAACTTGCACGAGACTATTCAGGAACAGATATAACCGCAACCAATTACACGCTCTACAAAAAGCTGCGTGATGGCGTTCGCGTGAAATTTATCAGGGACGGCAAGTCGGATTTTGAGGATGTTGCTTTTATTGATTTTGTACACCCCGAAAACAATACATTTACGGCTGTTTCGCAAATGTGGATTCAAGGACGGTTCAATTACCGCCGTCCCGATGTTTTGATATTTGTAAATGGGTTGCCACTTGTCTTTATCGAACTGAAAAATAGCACCGTCAAGATTGAAGAAGCCTACAACAAGAATTTAACGAGCTACAAGAAGGATATTCCGAACCTTTTCGCGCTCAACCAGATTTGCGTGCTTTCGAACGGTTTCGAGACAAAGCTTGGGGCGTTCAACGCCAGTTACGATTATTTCTTTGAATGGCTCAAGTCTAGCGAAGACGATAAAATCGACCGCAAATACATTCGCGGCGAAGGTGTCAGCGCTGAATACATGGTTAAGGGATTGCTAAACAAGGCGACCATCATCGACTATATCGAAAACTTCATCTTGTTTGAAAACCAGTCCATCAAGATTATCGCCAAGAACCACCAGTTCATGGGTGTGAACAACTTGTGCGAGGCAGTAAAGAACCGCAAGGAACTGGACGGCAAGCTCGGCGTTTTCTGGCACACACAAGGGAGCGGCAAGAGTTATTCGATGGCGATGTTCGCCCGCAAGGTCAATCGCAAGTTCCATGGGAATTTCACATTCCTTGTCATCACCGACCGCGATGACCTTGACACGCAGATTCACAAGAATTTCATTCGCACCGAAATCATTGGGCCGAAGGATGAATGCCAGCCCAAGAACGGCGCACAGCTTAGGGAATACCTGCAAGGCAATAAACCTTTCATATTCACGCTGATACACAAGTTTGGTTACGAGAAAGGCAAAAAATATCCCGTACTTTCTACCCGTGATGACATCTTTGTCCTGGTAGATGAAGCGCACCGCACGCAATACAAGACCTTAGCCGAAAATATGCGAACCGCTTTGCCGAATGCAAACTTTATCGCATTTACGGGTACGCCGTTGCTCGGGAGCAAGCATCTTACGAATCAGTGGTTCGGCAACTATGTTTCGGAATATAACTTCGCACAATCCGTAGAAGACGGTTCTACCGTCCCGCTATTTTACAGCAGGCGCGTTCCCGAAGTCGGGCTCCAGAACAACTTCCTTGACGATGATGTTGTCTCAATTATCGAAGACGAGAATCTCAACGAAGCCGAAGCGAATCTTTTGGAAAATTCCAGTTCGCGCATTCTGGAAGTCATCAAGCGCGAAGACCGCCTAGACAAGATTGCAAGGGACATCGCCCACCATTTCCCGCGTCGTGGATTCCTTGGCAAGGGCATGGTCGTATCCGTCGACAAGTTTACTGCCGTAAAGATGTACGACAAGGTTCAGCACTATTGGAAAGAAGAAAAGAAGGCGCTGACCATCGAACGGAATAATGTATCGACACAGGAAGAACGCGAACGCTTAACCGCAATCTTGAATTACATGGACAAGGTCGAGATGGCGGTTATCGTTTCAGAAGAAGCGGACGAAGTTCAAAAGTTCAAGGCACAGGGTTTGGATATTTCGGCACATCGCAACAAGATGAACGCGATCACCCCCGAAGGCAAAGATATTGAAGACCGATTCAAAGATCCTAATGACAATTTGCAGTTGGTCTTTGTCTGCGCCATGTGGCTTACCGGTTTTGATGTAAAGAGCCTTAGCACGCTTTACCTCGACAAACCCATGAAAAACCACACGTTGATGCAGGCAATCGCAAGAGCGAACCGTGTATTCCCTGGGAAACCGTGCGGCATCATCGTGGACTATGTGAACGTATTCAAGTTCATGAAGCAGGCTTTGGCCGCATACGCTATTGGCGATGACGGTAGTGAATTCCCCGCTAAAAATATCGACGAACTGATTGGCAACATTAATGCCTGTATAGAAGAAGCTCACAAATTCCTTCTCGAACACGAAATTGATCTCTACAAGATTTTGGACGGAGCATCCACTTTCGATAAATTGGAAGACATTCGCAATGCATATAACAAAATCGTAGAAATTGACGAAAATGCCGAAAAGTTCAAAGTCATTTTAAACACCTTGCTGAATCTTTACGACGCTTCAAAGCCAGAAATTTTTGAACGCGATTGGAGTAATCCAATATTCAGCGCACTCATTTACTTGCACGGACAATTCTTCCGCCTGATTGATGACGAGAAAATTGAAAAAGCCCGCAAGAGAATGGGAGACTTGCTGGATAGCAGCGTCTCTTCGGAAAGCGTGAAAGCTGATGGCGCTAGCGAACTCCGTGATATTTCAGGAACGCAAACGTATATGCGCGGGTCCAAACTGATTGACCTTTCAAAAATTGATGCAAACGGCCTGCGCAAGGAAATCAAACAAGCAAAATACAAGGCTGTTGAAATCAACGACATGAAAGAATTCATCGAAAGAGCCTTGCAGCAAATGATTAACAAAAACGTTACGAGAATCAAGTTCTCCGAAAGATTCCGCAACATCATCAACCGTTACAACGCTGGCGGAACGGAAAACGAAGATTATTACGAACAGTTGATCAAGCTTGTTGAAGAATTGAAGAAAGAAGATTCTCGCGCGGCTACGATGGGCCTATCAGACGAAGAATTGGAAATCTTTGACTTGCTCGTGATGGGCAAGAAACTGACAAAAGCGCAGGAACAAGAAGTATTGCTGACCGCCAAAGCGCTTTTCAAAAAAATGCAAGAAAATCGCCAGAAAATTCTTGTGGTTGATTGGTATAAGGACGAACAGACTCGCGCCAAAGTCAAGAGCACTATTGAAGAAGTTCTGGACGCCCCGAAACCGCCCCATTTGCCGGACTGCTATGACATTGATTTATTCAACGTAAAGAGCAACCTACTCCTAAACCACTTCATTGATATGGCCGTGCAAGGCTACGGCTGGGCAAGAGGCGGAGTCGGGTAA
- a CDS encoding cupin domain-containing protein has translation MGKANLGNDIFEKFNEGELRLPSKTVAFKGIAWSKHPTFEGVELKHIITAKETGGTFSYHLVRIAPNKSIKTHIHETQLEMHEVIAGSGVCINDGAKLECVPGVISIMPAKVPHQVDAGDQGLYLFAKFMPALC, from the coding sequence ATGGGAAAAGCTAATCTCGGTAACGATATTTTTGAAAAATTCAACGAGGGCGAGCTCAGGCTCCCGAGCAAAACGGTCGCTTTCAAAGGTATCGCGTGGTCCAAGCATCCGACTTTCGAGGGGGTAGAACTCAAGCATATCATTACCGCAAAAGAGACCGGCGGCACGTTCAGCTATCACTTGGTGAGAATTGCGCCGAACAAGAGCATCAAAACGCACATTCACGAAACCCAGCTCGAAATGCACGAGGTCATTGCGGGGAGCGGAGTTTGCATCAATGATGGCGCCAAGCTCGAATGCGTTCCGGGCGTCATCTCGATTATGCCGGCGAAGGTCCCGCACCAGGTAGACGCTGGCGACCAGGGGCTTTATCTGTTCGCAAAGTTCATGCCAGCGCTTTGTTAA
- a CDS encoding GNAT family N-acetyltransferase: MKNYTIRTEQPRDFKTVENLTREAFWNVYRPGCTEHYVLHCYRSEPDFVPELSLVLEVDGEIIGHVMYAWSHIDADDGRKIRMMTFGPISIRPDYKRKGYGKTLLDHSMRIAAEMGAGCLLICGNIAFYGKSGFVVASTRGIRYADDPESDAPYFLCKELQEGFLDGITGSYRDPEPYFVAMRNPEAFKKYDKEFPHKEKLVLPGQLG, translated from the coding sequence ATGAAAAATTACACCATCCGCACGGAACAACCGCGCGACTTTAAGACCGTCGAAAACCTTACCCGCGAAGCCTTCTGGAACGTGTACCGTCCCGGATGCACCGAGCATTACGTGCTGCACTGCTACAGGAGCGAGCCCGACTTTGTGCCGGAACTCTCGCTCGTGCTGGAAGTGGACGGCGAAATCATCGGGCACGTGATGTACGCGTGGTCGCACATCGACGCCGACGACGGGCGCAAAATCCGCATGATGACCTTCGGGCCCATCAGCATCCGCCCCGACTATAAGCGCAAGGGATACGGGAAAACATTGCTCGACCATTCCATGCGAATTGCCGCCGAGATGGGCGCGGGCTGCCTCCTGATTTGCGGGAACATCGCGTTCTACGGCAAGAGCGGCTTTGTGGTCGCGAGCACCAGGGGAATTCGCTATGCCGACGACCCCGAAAGCGACGCGCCTTACTTCCTCTGCAAGGAACTGCAGGAGGGGTTCCTCGACGGAATCACCGGCAGCTACCGCGATCCCGAACCGTACTTTGTCGCCATGCGCAATCCCGAGGCGTTCAAGAAGTACGATAAGGAGTTTCCGCATAAGGAAAAGCTAGTATTGCCCGGGCAGCTAGGGTAA